The Pontibacter sp. SGAir0037 DNA segment TCATGCGCCGCCCCCAACGGCTGTTGACCCGGCTGATGGCCCGCTCGTACTCGTCCCGGTAGTAAGTGATTTCCACCTTGCGCTCATGGCCTTTGCCAATGCAGCCTTCACGGTAAGGGCAACCCTTGCAATCCTTTCTGGTGGTCAGGTAGATCTTCATTTTATTTGTTTCGACCCGGTTGGCTGCCACTCTGCGGAAGGTAGCTTTCTTGCCCCAGGGGCACAGCCAGTAATCCTCTTCTCTGTTGTAGGTGAATCCCGCAGGGCCACCCTTGTAGGTGCCGTGTGGCGGGATAAAGGCGCTTATTCCCTCTCGTTCCAATAAGGCGTAGTTGCTGCCTGAAGAGTAGCCGGCGTCGGCCAGCAGCGCGGTGCAGCTCAGGCGAAGCAGTTGTAGCCTTGCTTGAAGATGGCTGACTATGGCGGGCAGGCATAGACTATCCTTGCGGTCAGCTTGTGCGGCCTGCACGTGCGTGATCACATGGCGGCTCGTGTCTACCGAGAGCTGCAAAAGGTAACAGAGCTTGCGGGCCTTGCCCGGTTTTATCGCGATGCGGGCATCCGGATCCACGGGCGAGTAATGTGTCTTGTTGGAAGTGTATTTGGCGCCCTTGTTATGGGCGCCCGGGTGGTAGTTCTGTTCCAGTTGCCACTTGCGGTTGCGGGCCCGGATCTCAAGCAATTCTTCCCGGCTGGCCGTGATGGTACGCTGCTGCTGGCTGGCTTTGTTGGCCTTCGCTATGCGATCCCCGCGGCTGATGACCCTGACTCGTTCCAGGTGGGCATTGAGCGTCTCCTGGGGCACCTTCAGTTCAAGGGAATCCATGGATGCATTGGCTTTGACGAGAGCCGAGTCCACCACCTGCGTGTGGCCCGAGACCATGCCTGCCTCCACGCACAGGGAGAGCACGCGCGTGAAGACTTCTTCAAAGAGAGAGGCGGGCAAAAGCTGGCGGGTGCGCGAGACGGTCGAGTGCCAGGGCAGGGGCTCGTCGAGCTGGTAATCGAGGAAGTAGAGCAGGTCCAGGCGCAGGCTGCAGTGCTCGATCAGCTTGCGGTCAGAGGAGATGTTCTCCAGGTGCGCCACTAGGCAGAGCTTGAAGAAGACCACCGGGTCAATCGAGTGCTGGCCGCACCTGCCGTAGTAGGGAGCCGTCAGCTGGTAGAGAAACGAGAGGTCGAGCCTGTCCTTGAGCCGCCGGTAGAAGTTGTGCGCCGGCACGTGCGCCGAGAGCGAGAAGCGCAGCTCCCGCTCGTCTTCGAAAGTTTTCCTGCCCTGCATCCCATCAAAGATTTGGTAATATATCCTTTTACGACTATCTTCAATAGGTTGTGCAACAAGCACAAGGTATACAAGTCATACTTCGGTTATGCCTCGTTTACCTTGTATACAACCCGTCAGTAGCAATGTTATAACAAATTATATGAGAAAATTTTTTTTCGCATTTTTGATTTTTACCTCATTTAACTGTTTTGCGCAGAGGCATAAAAGTGTGGTCACGGACGACATTCCTAATTTCTGGAAAGCCTATGACCAAATCATTCAGACGAAAGACAGCACAAGACAAATTGAACTGATCAACGCCTTGTATATCAGCAAAGGCTCACCAGGACTGCAAGCCATTATGCAAGCTCGCAGATATACGGCGCAATCATACGTAAACGCAATCAACAAATATCCTTTGTTCTGGGGCTCTATCAGAAACAATACTTTGAAAGCGGATAATTATGCCAAGGAAATTGAGAAAGGAATAGAGAAACTTAAGAAAGTCTACCCGTCTTTGAAGCCTGCCAAAATATATTTTACAATCGGGGCCTTTAGAACCAATGGAACTACTATTGCGGATAAGGTTCTAATTGGAAGTGAGTTGGCTATGGCAGACAAGAGCATTGTCACAAATGAGATTGAGATGGATTACCCTCATCTCAAAAGCTTCTTCGAGACTAGCCCCATCAGCGACCTGACCTTTTTAAATACGCATGAATACATTCACACGCAGCAGAAAACAACTATTGGAAATTCTCTATTAGCCCAAGCCGTTTTGGAGGGAGCGGCGGAGTTCGTAGCAGAAAAAGCCCTAAATATGAAGTCTCCCAACCCGCAGATTAATTTTGGCCAAAGTATGGATGACCGATTGAAATCAGAGTTTACAAAGGAGATGTTCACTTCCGACTTCAGAAATTGGCTATGGAATAGTTCTGACAATAAGTTCGGGATGCGTGATTTAGGATATTACATTGGCTACGCAATATGTAAGAATTATTATGATGCCTCAAAAATTAAAAAGCAGGCAATAGAGGAGA contains these protein-coding regions:
- a CDS encoding IS1182 family transposase, whose translation is MLVAQPIEDSRKRIYYQIFDGMQGRKTFEDERELRFSLSAHVPAHNFYRRLKDRLDLSFLYQLTAPYYGRCGQHSIDPVVFFKLCLVAHLENISSDRKLIEHCSLRLDLLYFLDYQLDEPLPWHSTVSRTRQLLPASLFEEVFTRVLSLCVEAGMVSGHTQVVDSALVKANASMDSLELKVPQETLNAHLERVRVISRGDRIAKANKASQQQRTITASREELLEIRARNRKWQLEQNYHPGAHNKGAKYTSNKTHYSPVDPDARIAIKPGKARKLCYLLQLSVDTSRHVITHVQAAQADRKDSLCLPAIVSHLQARLQLLRLSCTALLADAGYSSGSNYALLEREGISAFIPPHGTYKGGPAGFTYNREEDYWLCPWGKKATFRRVAANRVETNKMKIYLTTRKDCKGCPYREGCIGKGHERKVEITYYRDEYERAISRVNSRWGRRMKGLRQATVEPVLGTLLNFMGMGKINTRGLEVANKGMIMAAAAYNLQKLLRFTPKRSQTAVLALPRPEPQEFFSLLLANRKVWWAGKEIGETSYA